TTAAAATTTAGCTTTAAAACTAAAATAAGCATTATTAAATCCATTATTATAAAACTAAACGATAAACCAACAAGACCATTTTTTGTTATAGTGAAATACTGGATAATCAAAAGTATAGCACCCAAGATCGGATATAATGCCAACGTATTCATTTTGTTAATAGACATTGGTAACATACTAGCTGCATTCCAAATATTGTAGAAAAAAATTGAAACTAACATAAAAACCATAAATAAATCATTATACAAAAAAGGTTTCTTAATCCATAATTTAAAAATAATATCTCTTAAAAAATATAATCCTAAACAAGAGATTAAAGATATTACAGAAACTAACAATATTAACCTTTTCATTTTAACCAATGCCACATTTAAATGATTATTACTAATTAATATTGTAAACTCAGGCATAGTTTGGATATAAATAATACCAATAAATGCTCTTATAGAATTAACTATTGTTCTTATAGTGTTAAACACCACTACACTTGCCGATCCTAATATAATTCCAACTAACAATGTACAACCTTGTATAAAAAGCGCCGTACCAAATTGAAAAAAACCAAGCTTTAAAGAAACAGGGATTAACTCAATGGTTCTACTACAATCTGTTGTAAAACCAAATTTATAAAAATTGTTTTTATATAATGTAATGTTAATTATTATCATAACCAAAATCCTTATAATTACCATCATCATAGGAATATAATATAGTGGTGCCTGAATTTTTAGTGTTAATAATGTTACTCCAAAATCTAAAAAAAGAGTCAGTGCCAAAAAATACTCGTGCTTATGAAATAAGTTTAAAGCTCTAAAATAGCCAATTGTAACTCGAAATATTAAAGAGAAAAAAACATTAAACACAAACCAACCTATAATCAGAGTTGCATAATGATTCGAAATATTTTTTAAATTAAATATTTTGGAAAAATCTAAAACGCTACTCATAATAAAAAAAACAACCAAAAGAAACAAACCTATGTAAACAAGAAAACTTACGGTACTTTTGTACAATTTTTCCTGTGCTTTATATTCTTTAAGGCTTATAAGTCTACATATTTCATTTGTAACCGTTAAGGGCAACCCAAAGTCACTCAACAATAAATAGTTAGGGATTGTTGTTAATATGAGCCACTCACCATATAAATCAACCCCTAAAACACTTATAAAAGTAGGTATCAATAATAATTGCGATAATAATAAACAAATCCTTTGTAATAAAGATGAAAAATAATTGTGAAATTTCTTATTAATGCTTTTTTTCATTCTCACTTACTAAATTCTTTCAAGTGATCTATTGCCATGTTTTCAAAAGTTATATTCTTTACTCTTGCTAAATTAAGATTACTCAATCTATTTGAATAATCTTCATTATTTATTATTTTATTAATAATTTCTCCTAAAATTTTGTAATTATCAACAGGAAAGATACATTCTTTGTTGGGTATAAGCTCAAGTCCTGCAATACATTTGTTAGTTGTTACCACGGGAAGTCCTTTTGCCATTGCTTCATTAATTACCAAACCCCATACATCTCCTCTAGATGGCAAAACAAGCAAATCTGCAGCTAAAAACCATTTATCTAAATCTAGTTTTGTCTGAAAACCAACATAATTAATATTTTTTAAATTTAATTGATTTTGAATCTCAATATACTCTTCCATCGGTTGTCCTCCTATAAAATAAACCCCCACATCTTCTGAAAAATACTTACAACTTTTAAGCAGTACATCAAAACCTTTAATTGGAACAAATCTACCAACGGCAATAACAATCTTTTTGTATGGAATACCTAATTCCCTTTTATTTTTCGATTTTTGTTCCTTCGTTAAAACCTTAGGAATAATATCACATTTAAATAAACTTGTAAATGTATATCTTATAAGTTTGGCTTCTTCAGCACCATAATGAATTAAATACTTGTCCGATTCTACACCTGTACTAAAATAACCTTTTGCCCCAGAAAATAACATTTTCTTTACTGAAGATTTTAATTTAGATTCTTTTAATGAGACATAACCTCCATCCGTTTCAAAATAATATTCAATTTTTAATATTTTTAAGAGAATTATAAGGATCGATTGTGTTCTGGTATTATATGTACATATAATTATCTTATCATATCGACCAAAAATCACTTTCTTTATTAAAGAAAACAATATAGCTTTTTCATTAAATAATTCACTAAAAAAATAATGCTTAAACGAAGATATAGAATCATCATTCCAATTAAAAGTAGACGCTCGCTTTTTGGACCTCCTACCTTCAAAAAATATCGTTAGATTACAATATTTTGCCAATTCTGAAAAAAAATCAATTCTATATGGACTGGGAATATTTGTTACAAAAAGTACATTCATTACTTAATAATTAAAGTTTCTAAAAAAATATAAAAGCTGTAGAAAAAAGCTCATAAAAATTAAATAGGATAGTTTTTTTAAAATAATAAAATGGTATTGATTTACTTTTTTAAGCATTAGTCTCAACTAAATTATTAAATACTTTCTCTGAAAAATTTGAGGTAATATCATGAAATTTATCCTTAACTATTTTTCTCTTTTCACTAAAATTATCTTTTTTATATAAAAAAAGCTCATTTAAAAAAATTATTAATTCTTCAATCGTAGAAATTACTTTGCCAGGCATGTACTCTTTTGGATTTTCAAAAACAAACCCTCTAGAATTAAAATATTCATGAAAATCAGAAAACACAAAACCAATAGGTTTATCTAATAATAGAAAATCAATATATATTGACGAAAAATCTGTTAACATTAAATCTATTGAACCTAAAACAGAGTATAATGTAACTCCGTTTCCGGTAAAATGTGATTCATTTATAAAATAAATATTTGAATACTTTTGGAAATCATTTACACTCATGTAATCCATAGGATGCAATTTAACGAAACAAACCGTTTCTATATTTATTAAGTGATTATTCAATAAGTTTAAATTGTTATTGCTAAAAAAATCTTTCGCTTTATCTATTTTTCCATCATTTCTAACATCTCCTATTACAGATTTTCGGTAAGTTGGCATCCATAAAATAGTTTTCTTGAATAAATCTTCATTTATTCCTAATAAATGGCATAAACTATATTTATTTTCAAACATAAAATCATTTCTAGGTTGACCGGTCACAAATACATTATTGTTTTGTATGTTAAATGCTTGTGACATAATATTTTTAAATATTTTAGATGTCGCGATTAGATAATGAGATTTAGGGACAATTTTATTATTGTCTAAATGACCAATGTTTTTAAGAGGCATTCCGTGCCATAAATTAATATTAACTTGTTTATTTGACAATGAGAGCTTATTAAATAAGCCATGTGTATGAATAATATATTTAGATTTCAAGAAGACCCACACTCCTTTTAAAGAGTTTTTCTTAACTAATGAAAAATTTGAACATGATGTATAGTTTGATATTGTTTTATAATAGTCTTGCTTTTTGTTTACATGATCAATTAACCAAATATTATTAAATTCTGGATAATGGTTAATTATATAAATAAATAGCGCAAAGCTATTATCCGAAACATCGGGAAAACTGTGATAAACTATTGTATTATCATTCGTGCTAATAAAGATTCGTGCTATCTTTAAAATTAATGAAATTGATTTTTTTAAAATCATCATTTATCAATAATTGATTTTAATTTAGTTGTAGAAATCCCAACTGTTCTTGGCAGGTAAATGACCTCACAATATTCTTTTAAATTATCGAACTTGCCTTTCCAATCATCTCCCATTACGAAAATATCAATTTCATTGTTTTTAATATCCTCAATTTTTTGTTCCCATTCAGATTCTGGAATTACCAAATCTACATAATGGACTGCTTCTAAGAATTCTTTTCTTTTTTCATAAGGAATTTGACACTCCTTTCCTTTTATCTTATTAAATTCATCAGTAGAAATACCTACAACTAATCTATCTCCAAGCTCTTTTGCACGCCTTAGAATTTCTATGTGCCCATAGTGTAATAAATCAAAAGTTCCATAAGTTAAAACTGTTTTCATTTTTTTATCCACTAAAGAATCAAAATGAATATCAAAGTTTGATTCTTTATTTGCAAAAAAAGATTCTAACTTAGAGAATAGTGGTAGTCTCTTTTTTGTTTCGCTCGATAATAAGCTGTTCGTCAGCTTTATTGTTTTTAAACCTTCTAAGACAACTTTATTCCTTTTAGAGCCTGATTTGTAAAACCCTTTTCCTATTAATAATCCTAACGTTCTATTTCTACTTAAATCATTAAGAGATGTAATTCCAACATCACCATAACCGCAGGCCAAAAACAATGAATCTTCTCTTCCACCAAGTTCTTTAAGTAATATCCTTATTTCTGAAAAAGATTTTGTTAAAATCATAAATCTTGTATTTGGCGAGTTATATTTAGCATCAACAATGCCTATTAAAATAGCATAAATATTCTTTAATACACTTAACAGTTCTACCCCCCTTATATCTGTTGTGTAGTCTATATGAATATTAGTATTAAAAATTACTTGTTCTATTTTTAAGTACTGGTCTTTTGTTTTAAACCCTAATGTGAAAATTGAATGGGCATTATTTATCAATTCTGAAGAAAAAGTTGGCCCTTTCATGGTTACGACATTAACAGTGTTTAATTCTTTTTTTAAATACTCAACTATTGTTTCACCGTTTTTAAAAATTCCTTTAGATAGATTTACAATTAATGCGTCTTTTGGAATGAATTTCTTTATGTCTTCTATAGTTTTGGCTATTCTTTTAGAAGGTATAGCTAAAAATATTATTTGTGCTTTTAATAAATCTGATGCCTCTGTTGTGGCCGATAATGATTTGTTTAATTTTTTATTAGGAAAATACCTTTTGTTGGTGTTAAGCTTATTTATTTCTTCTTCTTGTTCCTTATTTCTAATCAACAAAACAATTTTATTTTGTGGATTATCAGCTAATTGATTTCCAATTGCTGTTCCAAAAACCCCTCCTCCTAATAAAAAAATATTCATTTCTAGTGTTTTATTTACTAATAATTTATCTATATAGCAAAATTATAATTAAAAGAAATTAGTCATTTCTTTTGTTTCAATTATACCAATTATAAACTTTTTCAATCCCTTCTTCTAATTCAACTTTATGTATCCACCCTAAGCTATTTAATTTAGAAACATCTGTTAACTTTCGCATGGTGCCATCTGGTTTATTGGTATTAAAAACCAAACTGCCTTTAAAACCAATCACGTTTTTTACTGTTTCAGCAAGTTCTTTAATAGAAATATCTTCTCCTGTACCTATGTTTATATGCGTATTTCTAACTTCTTTATCTCCGTGGTTATAGGTGTCTGAAAAATTTCGGCTTTCCATTAAAAAAACGCACGCATCGGCCATATCCTCACTCCAAAGAAACTCCCGTTTTGGTTTGCCAGAGCCCCAAATTTCAACACTGTTTTCTGTAACCCCAAATTTGCTTAAATATGTTTTTGCTTCTTCTATGGTATCAACTCCTAAATCCTTCAAAACCTCATCATACTTTGATTCGGAAAGCAATTTTGCCAAATATATTTTCCTTATTAAAGCTGGTAATACATGAGACTTTTCTAAATCAAAATTGTCGTTAGGTCCATATAAATTTGTTGGCATTACAGAAATAAAATTGGTGCCATATTGTAAATTATAGCTTTCACACATTTTAATACCCGCAATTTTAGCAATAGCATAAGGCTCATTAGTATATTCCAGAGTATCCGTTAACAAATACTCTTCTTTCATGGGTTGCGGTGCATTTTTAGGATATATACAAGTACTTCCTAAAAACAAAAGCTTTTTTACCTTGTGGACATAGCTTTGATGAATCACGTTATTCTGAATCATCATATTTTCATAAATAAAATCAGCTCTATACGTGTTATTAGCCACAATACCTCCTACCTTAGCGGCAGCTAAAAAGACATAGTCTGGTTTTTCTTTACTAAAAAAAGTTTCCACTGCAACTTGGTTTGTTAAATCTAGTTCTTTGTGTGTTCTAGTAACAATGTTATTATACCCTTTGCTTTGAAGGTTTTTTAAAATAGCGCTTCCTACCAAACCTCTATGGCCTGCAATGTATATCTTAGACGTTTTATCCATAAATATTATTCGAAATAATTTTTTATTCGGTAGCCTCCATCTTTTAAGTACTGGTGCTTTTCCATAAGTATTATATCGCTTGTCATCATATCTTCAACTAAAGCAGCTAAATCATATTTGGGTACCCATCCTAATTTTTCTTTGGCTTTGGTGGCATCACCTATTAACAAATCTACTTCGGTTGGTCTAAAGTACTTTTCATCAACAGCTATAACTTCTTTACCAATTTCTATTTGATATTTTGGATTATTACATGCTTTAATATAGCCCTTTTCTTGAGAACCTGTGCCTTTAAATTCCAATTCTACCCCCACATGGTTAAAACACATTTTAACAAAATCGCGTACTGTTGTTGTTTTTCCCGTGGCAATTACCCAGTCTTCCGCTTCATCTGCCTGAAGAATCATCCACATCATACGAATATAATCTTTAGCATGTCCCCAATCTCTTTGGGCATCTAAATTTCCTAAATATACTTTTTCTTGTAACCCAAGTGCTATTTTTGATGTGGCTCTTGTTATTTTTCTGGTTACAAATGTTTCGCCTCGAATAGGTGATTCATGGTTAAATAGAATGCCATTACAAGCATACATCCCATAAGCCTCTCGATAGTTAACCGTTATCCAATAGGCATACATTTTTGCTACGGCATACGGGCTTCTTGGGTAAAATGGCGTGGTTTCGGTTTGTGGTACTTCTTGTACTTTACCGTAAAGCTCGGATGTGGACGCTTGATAAATCCTCGTTTTCTTTTCCATTCCTAAAAGACGGATGGCTTCTAGTAACCTTAAAGTGCCTATACCATCGGCATTTGCTGTGTATTCGGGCATTTCGAACGATACATGCACATGGCTCATGGCTGCCAAATTGTATATTTCGTCAGGTTGAACTTCTTGTATAATTCTTGTTAGGTTGGTACTATCGGTTAAATCTCCATAATGAAGAAAAAAATTACGATTCTCTACATGTGGGTCTTGATACAAGTGATCTATTCTATCAGTGTTAAACAGAGACGATCTTCTTTTTATTCCATGAACCTCGTATCCCTTTTTTAATAGAAACTCACTTAAATAAGCACCGTCTTGTCCAGTTACACCAGTAATTAAGGCTACTTTCTTTTTCATTACAATATTTGTTTAAGGCAATTTTGATTTTATTAAAACCGAATTTATCGGTCGTTTTGCAAAAGTACGATAGTTATTACTTTTTACAAGCTTTATAAGTTTTAAAATATTATTTTCATGCAAAACTTGTTTTGCAAAATCGTACCACGTCATTACTTTTTCGTCACAAAAATGATAAATTCCATACGTATCATTTCTACTTACTATTAATTTATAGATAAACTCAGCTAAATTTTCGGTGTCTGTTGGACAGCCTTTTTGCGTATTGGTTATAAAAAGGTTTTTTTCAACTTTTGCTTTTTCTAATATAGACTTGTAAAAGTTTTTCCCATATTTTTTACTGTACAACCACGATGTTCTAATAATAAAATATTTGCTTAAAGTGTTTTGTATGTGTTGTTCTCCTAAAAGTTTCGATTTACCATATTCGTTTATTGGGTTTGGTAAATCGGTCACTTTATATGGTTCTTTTTTTTCTCCATCAAAAACATAATCGGTTGATATATGAACTAAAACCGTATTGGTTTCTTTACAAGCTTCGGCTAGATTTTTAACAGCCTCGGCATTTACTTTATAGGCGATATCGGGTGTTTTTTCAGCTTGTTCAACGTTTGTATAGGCTGCACAATTTATACAATAATCAAATTTATACTTTTCAAAAAAAAACTCAATCTCTCTTTTGTTAGTAATATCTAATTCAGATTTAGAAGTGAACCTAAAATCAAAAGTACTATTGCCAGCATATAATTCTTGTATGGTCAGTCCTAATTGCCCATCAGCACCAGTTACTAAAATGGGCGTTGGGTGTTGGGTGTTGGGTGTTGGGGTGGTTAAATTCAGGTCTTTCATACAAAAAATTAAAGATTTGCCTTTTTAAAAGGTGAAAGTTTCATATCTTTTTCAGATATAATAAGTTCTTCTTCATTTAATTTCCAATCTATTTTTAAAGATTCATCATTAAATATGATGCCTCCTTCAGATGCTTTATTGTAAAAATTATCACATTTATACGAAAAAATAGTGTCCTCTTCAAGCACTACAAAACCATGGGCAAACCCTTTTGGAATAAATAATTGTTTATGAAATATATCATCTAAAATAATTGAAAAATGCTTTCCGAAAGTGTCTGAATCTTTTCTTAAATCAACACAAACATCTAGTACTTTGCCTTTTATAACTTGCACTAATTTGGCTTGGGCATTAATTCCTCTTTGAAAGTGCAACCCCCTTAATACACCTTTTGATGATTTGGATTGATTGTCCTGAACAAAACTTACTTTAATACCCGTTTGAGATTCAAATACATTTTTGTTGAAACTTTCAAAGAAATAGCCTCTTTCATCTTCAAATACTTTAGGTGTTATAACAAAACAGCCTTTTAAATATGTTTCTTCAACTTTCATAGTTCTTATAATTGTTGAAGGTATTCGCCATAACCACTTTTAAGTAAAGGTTCTGCAAGCTTATGCAATTGTATTCTATTTATATACCCCATTTTATAAGCTACCTCTTCTATACATCCTATTTTTTGCCCTTGGCGTTCTTCAATAACCTGCACAAACTGTGAGGCTTGCATTAATGATGTAAAAGTGCCTGTATCTAACCAAGCGGTACCTTTATCTAAAATTTGAACTTTTAGGTTTCCTGATTTTAAATAAACTTTGTTAACATCGGTAATTTCCAGTTCGCCGCGTTTACTTGGTTGTATGTTTTTTGTTATGGAAACTACCGAGTTATCGTAAAAATAAATACCCGGTACCGCATAGTTTGATTTTGGTTTTTCTGGTTTTTCTTCAATAGAAATTACGTGGTTCTGCTGGTCAAATTCTACCACACCATAGCGTTGAGGATCTTGAACATGATATGCAAAAATAACCCCTCCCTTTGGATTAACGGTAGCTTGCAACATGTCGTCTAGACCAGAGCCATAAAAAATGTTGTCGCCCAAAATAAGTGCTACACTGTCATTTCCTATAAATGTTTCTCCTATTAAAAATGCTTCTGCTAACCCGTTGGGTTGCTCTTGTATGGCGTATTCAAAAGTACATCCATAGTCTTTGCCATCGCCCAAAAGTTCTTTAAATCTCGGTGTGTCTTTAGAGGTTGAAATTATAAGGATTTCCCTGATTCCTGCCGACATTAATGTTGTTAGCGGATAATATATCATGGGCTTATCATAAATAGGCATAAGCTGTTTACTTACCACTTTGGTAAGTGGGTGTAAACGGGTTCCTGAACCTCCTGCTAATATGATGCCTTTCATTTTTTTGGGGTTATATGGTTATAAAGTTATGAGGTTATAGAGTGCTGTTCAATTTAAACTTTTTATTAGATTTGAAAGCATGTTCCTAATAAAATAGATGCGCTTGTTTAGTTCTTCTACATTTTCCAAATATTGGATTCTTAATGCAATTTCCACTTGAGTCTCTACTTCTGAAAGTGACCCTAAAGCGATATATAAAAATCTAGAGAATTCTTTTCCTCCTTTTCTCCCTGCTCCTTCTGCAATGTTGGATGGTATTGAAAATGAGGCTCTACGTAATTGAGACGTCAATCCAAAGGCTTCTTTTGAGGGAAACTGATCTGTTATACTATAAATCATAACAACAAAATCCATAGACTCCTGCCAAACTCTTAGATCTTTATGAGATTTCATCTTATCCATTGTTTATATTATAGTTAAGCTGTCCTTCTTAACCTCGTAACCATATAACCGTATAACTTTATAACCTTTTAGTTAACTATACTGCTTTTCATAATATAATTGATACTCCCCACTCGTTACATGATCAAGCCAATCTTCATTGCTTAAATACCAATCTATGGTTTTGTTTAAACCCTCTTCAAAAGTAACCGACGGTTTCCAGCCTAATTCTTTATTGATTTTTGAGGCGTCAATAGCGTATCTTAAATCATGTCCCGGGCGGTCTTTTACATAGGTTATTAACTTCTCTGAAGTCCCTTTTTGCCTATTTAGTTTTTCATCCATTTGTTGGCACAACAACTTAACCAAATCGATGTTTTTCCATTCGTTAAAGCCACCAATATTATAGGTTTCGTAGTTTTTTCCTTTATGAAAAACTAAATCGATGGCAACGGCATGATCTTTTACATACAACCAATCTCTAGTATAATTGCCATCGCCATAAACAGGTAACGGTTTATTATTTATGATATTATTTATAAATAACGGAATTAACTTTTCAGGAAATTGGTTTTGCCCATAATTATTGGAACAATTTGTTATAACATAAGGCATGCCATAAGTTTCTCCATAAGCTCTCACAAAATGGTCTGAACTAGCTTTTGATGCTGAATAAGGCGAGCTTGGATCATAAGAAGTTGTTTCTGTAAATAACCCTGTTTCTCCTAAAGTTCCATAAACCTCATCGGTACTAATGTGATAAAACAGCTTGTTGTTAAAGTTGTTTTTCCATGTGTTTTTAAATGCATTTAAAAGAATCATAGTGCCAATTACGTTCGTTTTCACAAACGCCAATGGATCTTTTATAGATCGATCTACATGAGACTCAGCTGCTAAGTGGATAACACTTTCAAACTTGTGTGTTTCAAATAATTCGTTTATAAAAGTTTCGTTTGTAATATCTCCCTTTATAAAAGTATAGTTTGGTTTGTTTTCTATGTTTTTTAAGTTTTCTAAATTACCAGCATAGGTAAGGGCATCTAAATTAAAAATATGATAATTTGGATACTTTTCAACAAACAACCTTACTACATGAGACCCAATAAACCCTGCTCCTCCAGTAATTAAAATCTTCATCTGTTTCTTTTTATTGTTTTTTAATTGTCAGATAGAATACCCTGAATAATCATCCTCGGGAGTGTGAATGCTATTCTCATGGCACTTCAATTTATTACAATCTATTTTTTACTTTGTTTATTCAAATATTTTCCCAGCCCTATAAAAGTAAACACTAAAAGAGTTGCTACAAATAAAATTAATGGCAATAAGAATTTCTTTTTATCATACCATTCCCTAATATCATAACCTGACTGTGGGAAATTAGCCAAAACATTAACAACATTCTTTTGCCTAACAATAGCACTATCCAAAACTCTTCTTCTTTCCTCAAGCCACAACCGTCGTTCAAGAAGTTTAGACTCATCAACCATTAAACTTCCTCCAGATGATTCTGCATCTCCCATGTACAGATTAGTGCCTGAACCGGGAATTGGCTCTTTTTTAGATTCATTGATTCTAATCTGTAAGTATTCTTTAACCAACGTATCTGTTTTTTGGATTTGGTTTTTAAGCACAGAATCCTTTCTAACTAAAATGTCATTATTGACTTTTGCCAATTCATTTAAATAGGTGTTTCCAGAGATGCCTTTAATGAAAGCTTGTTCTATCTTTTTATAAATGTTTTTATCTGTAGAAGCTACTCCAATTCTATGAATTGGAAAATTATAAGCTGTTAATGAGTTTTTATATCTTTCATAAGTCATCTCTAAACGAGAAACAGAATCTAATCGTTCATAAAAACCAGAATACATTTCAGCAATATTATTTTCATCCACATCTGCCTCAATATAAAAACCCTTTAAATGAACTGCCTCATCAGTGGAAATACTTAATTTCTGAGCTAATCCTAATGTATCCTTATCAATATTTGCTAATT
This genomic window from Mariniflexile sp. TRM1-10 contains:
- the rfbB gene encoding dTDP-glucose 4,6-dehydratase — its product is MKILITGGAGFIGSHVVRLFVEKYPNYHIFNLDALTYAGNLENLKNIENKPNYTFIKGDITNETFINELFETHKFESVIHLAAESHVDRSIKDPLAFVKTNVIGTMILLNAFKNTWKNNFNNKLFYHISTDEVYGTLGETGLFTETTSYDPSSPYSASKASSDHFVRAYGETYGMPYVITNCSNNYGQNQFPEKLIPLFINNIINNKPLPVYGDGNYTRDWLYVKDHAVAIDLVFHKGKNYETYNIGGFNEWKNIDLVKLLCQQMDEKLNRQKGTSEKLITYVKDRPGHDLRYAIDASKINKELGWKPSVTFEEGLNKTIDWYLSNEDWLDHVTSGEYQLYYEKQYS